The Candidatus Koribacter versatilis Ellin345 genome has a segment encoding these proteins:
- a CDS encoding c-type cytochrome, with protein MTRITAAALLGISGLILAGCRQDMHDQPKFIPLRMSDFFADKRSARPMVEGTVARGQLKEDTYFYTGKIGTQEGDVMPFPVTADVLARGQQRYNIYCSPCHSELGDGNGMIVQRGLRRPPSYHTDRLRKAPIGHFFDVMTNGFGAMPDYATQIPVADRWAISAYIRALQLSQNAQQADVPAGMQVVPESQLTSTVPATNTPGSGATEPPKQVKGGETK; from the coding sequence TTGACTCGCATCACCGCGGCCGCGCTCCTCGGCATCTCCGGCTTGATCCTCGCCGGTTGCCGTCAGGACATGCACGACCAGCCCAAGTTCATTCCTTTGCGAATGAGCGACTTCTTCGCTGATAAGCGCAGCGCTCGCCCGATGGTTGAGGGCACCGTCGCGCGCGGCCAGTTGAAGGAAGACACCTATTTCTATACCGGCAAAATCGGCACCCAGGAAGGCGATGTGATGCCGTTCCCGGTCACCGCCGACGTTCTTGCCCGCGGCCAGCAGCGCTACAACATCTATTGTTCGCCCTGCCACTCCGAACTCGGCGACGGCAACGGAATGATCGTCCAGCGTGGCCTGCGCCGTCCGCCGTCGTATCACACCGATCGTCTCCGCAAGGCGCCCATCGGACACTTCTTCGACGTCATGACCAACGGCTTCGGCGCCATGCCCGACTACGCTACGCAGATCCCAGTCGCGGATCGCTGGGCAATCTCGGCCTACATCCGGGCTTTGCAATTAAGCCAGAATGCGCAGCAGGCCGACGTTCCTGCTGGCATGCAAGTCGTACCCGAGAGCCAACTGACTTCAACCGTCCCCGCCACCAACACGCCGGGATCCGGAGCAACAGAGCCTCCGAAACAAGTAAAGGGAGGCGAAACCAAGTGA
- a CDS encoding DUF3341 domain-containing protein: MEHAPATPIYGLMAEFDDIGSLLNAAKKAYAAGYRQMDAYSPFPNEELSDAIGFPKTRVPLIVLIGGIMGGLSAFALQYWCSAISYPVVVAGRPYNSWPAFVIPCFELTILFASLSGVFGMLALNGLPMPYHPVFNVDRFAAASRDKFFLCLEAADPMFDRIRSEQFLADLKPEFITEVPH; encoded by the coding sequence ATGGAACACGCGCCCGCTACTCCCATCTACGGCCTCATGGCTGAGTTCGACGACATCGGCTCGCTGCTCAACGCCGCGAAAAAAGCCTACGCCGCCGGCTATCGCCAAATGGACGCCTACTCTCCGTTCCCGAACGAAGAGCTTTCTGACGCTATCGGTTTCCCTAAGACCCGCGTTCCGCTCATCGTGCTGATCGGCGGAATCATGGGTGGGCTCTCGGCCTTCGCGCTGCAATATTGGTGCTCGGCCATCAGCTACCCTGTCGTCGTCGCTGGCCGTCCGTATAATTCATGGCCCGCGTTCGTCATCCCGTGCTTCGAACTCACGATTCTCTTCGCGTCGCTTTCTGGTGTCTTCGGCATGCTCGCCTTGAACGGTCTGCCTATGCCGTATCACCCGGTCTTCAACGTGGACCGCTTCGCCGCCGCAAGCCGCGACAAGTTCTTCCTCTGCCTCGAGGCCGCGGATCCCATGTTCGACCGCATTCGGTCCGAACAGTTCCTCGCCGACCTCAAGCCGGAATTCATCACGGAGGTGCCCCATTAA
- the nrfD gene encoding NrfD/PsrC family molybdoenzyme membrane anchor subunit, translating to MHQGPDEKTVLQDVLEPGEPPVLAPGHDFGTVSDKISAIVLRRPLGLGWTGAAFIGFVFVNLLLMAVTWLFLRGVGIWGINVPVAWGFAIINFVWWVGIGHAGTLISAILLLLKQTWRNSINRFAEAMTLFAVACAGMFPLFHVGRPWLAYWLFPYPNSMGVWPQFRSPLVWDVFAVSTYATVSAIFWFVGLIPDIATLRDSAKNPYARTIYGLLAMGWRGSARHWKRYQSVYLLLAGLATPLVLSVHTVVSFDFAVAQLPGWHTTIFPPYFVAGAIYSGFAMVLVLAIPIRHYYGVSDMITSRHLENAAKIMLATGLIVAYGYFMEIFMAFYGTNIYERAIVWTRWRGPYAPGYWALIACNILIPQVLWIPKVRKSPFWQFVISMDILIGMWLERFIIVVTSLHRDFLPSSWGMYTPTRWDWATYLGTLGFFLFAFVLFIRVLPMITIFEIKALLPESEPHAVEVKA from the coding sequence ATGCATCAAGGTCCAGACGAGAAAACAGTCTTACAAGACGTCCTTGAGCCGGGCGAACCACCAGTACTTGCCCCCGGACACGACTTCGGCACGGTTTCGGACAAGATCTCCGCGATCGTGCTCCGTCGCCCGCTGGGGCTGGGCTGGACGGGCGCTGCCTTCATCGGCTTCGTCTTCGTCAACCTGCTCCTCATGGCCGTCACCTGGTTGTTCCTGCGCGGTGTCGGCATCTGGGGCATCAACGTTCCGGTGGCATGGGGCTTCGCGATCATCAACTTCGTGTGGTGGGTCGGTATCGGCCACGCGGGCACGCTGATCTCTGCCATCCTGCTGCTCCTCAAGCAGACTTGGCGTAACTCCATCAACCGTTTCGCCGAAGCCATGACGCTCTTCGCCGTGGCCTGCGCCGGCATGTTCCCGCTCTTCCACGTCGGTCGCCCTTGGTTGGCCTACTGGTTGTTCCCGTATCCCAACTCCATGGGGGTGTGGCCGCAGTTCCGCAGCCCGCTCGTATGGGACGTCTTCGCGGTCTCTACTTACGCCACCGTCTCCGCGATTTTCTGGTTCGTCGGCCTCATCCCCGACATCGCCACCCTCCGCGATAGCGCGAAAAATCCCTACGCACGGACGATTTACGGCTTGCTCGCCATGGGATGGCGCGGCTCCGCCCGGCACTGGAAGCGTTATCAGTCGGTGTACCTGCTCCTCGCCGGCCTCGCCACGCCCCTCGTCCTCTCCGTGCATACGGTCGTGTCCTTCGACTTCGCCGTCGCGCAATTGCCCGGATGGCACACCACGATCTTCCCGCCATACTTCGTCGCAGGCGCCATCTACTCCGGCTTCGCCATGGTTCTCGTTCTGGCGATTCCGATCCGTCACTACTACGGCGTGAGCGACATGATCACCTCGCGCCACCTCGAGAATGCCGCCAAGATCATGCTCGCCACCGGCCTCATTGTGGCTTACGGCTACTTCATGGAAATCTTCATGGCGTTCTACGGGACGAATATCTACGAGCGCGCCATTGTGTGGACTCGTTGGCGCGGGCCGTACGCTCCGGGATATTGGGCGTTGATCGCCTGTAACATTCTCATCCCGCAAGTCCTGTGGATCCCGAAGGTTCGTAAGAGCCCGTTTTGGCAGTTCGTCATCTCAATGGACATCCTCATCGGCATGTGGCTGGAACGCTTCATCATCGTCGTCACCAGCTTGCACCGCGACTTCCTGCCCTCCTCGTGGGGCATGTACACCCCAACCCGTTGGGACTGGGCGACCTACCTCGGTACGCTCGGCTTCTTCCTCTTCGCGTTCGTGTTGTTCATCCGCGTGCTGCCGATGATCACTATTTTCGAAATCAAAGCGCTGCTGCCCGAATCTGAGCCGCACGCGGTGGAGGTGAAGGCGTAA
- a CDS encoding TAT-variant-translocated molybdopterin oxidoreductase encodes MMDNGSKKNGADVCPSKKGKLELADVKQQLAAAKDGPQYWRSLDELSNTDEFQEMLHREFPRQASEWVDDGGSSRRDFLKLMSASLALAGLTACTKQPIEPIVPYVRQPEELTLGKPLFFATANTVGGYAVPVLAESHEGRPTKLEGNPQHPATLGGTDVFTQASVLTMYDPDRSQVVMLDNEIRTWGSFVGAVANPLAAQKAVQGAGLRLLTRSTTSPTLGAQIKQLLQTYPQAKLVQYDPAGRDNARAGSQLAFGQYVETQYNLDKADIILSLDGDFLSSGFPGFHKYARNFSQRRQPDLKEKMVRFYMAESTPTNTGGKADHRIPMRASDVEQFGRAIAAGIGVAGAGGSAKQEWQNQVAAIVSDLNKHKGAAVVVVGEHQPPAVHALAHSMNAALGAVGTTVTYTEPIEQIPADQTAGLKELVADMNSGKVDLLVVMGANPVYEAPADLAFLDAFKKVAVRIHHGLYVDETAVLSHWHINGTHFLEQWGDVRAFDGTVTIQQPLIAPLYNGKSQYEFVAALNGQGSTSGYELVKGTWQKQHTGADFEAWWRKAVHDGLIAGTAAPAKTVSAKGAPAATNAASDSAMELIFRRDPMIYDGEYSNNGWLQEAPKPITQLTWDNPIEMNVTQAEQMGIKTEDELEITVDGRKIVGGAWLTPGHPKNSVTVFLGYGRTRAGRVGTGTGYNAYQARTSDKQWIVNGVQIAKTGKKFLFATTQGWQNMDGRDLVRVATLEDFIANPEFAHEKTEAPVEGLTIFQPYDYSEKPGETRYKWGMAIDLNSCIGCKSCVVACVSENNIPVVGKELVKRGRHMHWLRVDNYHEGSPDDPKTYYQPVPCQQCENAPCELVCPVGATVHSSEGLNDMVYNRCVGTRYCSNNCPYKVRRFNFLLYQDWETPQYKMMRNPDVSVRSRGVMEKCNYCVQRITHARINSERDGRRIADGEFTTACAQACPASAITFGDLNDPNSQVAKLRAQQRNYGLLEDLNNRPRTTYMAVVRNPNPELEHAMERK; translated from the coding sequence ATGATGGATAACGGATCAAAGAAGAACGGCGCGGACGTTTGCCCCAGCAAGAAGGGCAAGCTCGAACTCGCCGACGTGAAACAGCAGTTGGCGGCGGCCAAGGACGGCCCGCAATATTGGCGCAGCCTCGATGAACTCTCCAATACGGATGAGTTCCAGGAAATGCTGCACCGCGAATTTCCGCGGCAGGCCTCGGAGTGGGTAGACGACGGTGGCAGTTCCCGCCGCGACTTCCTCAAGCTGATGAGCGCTTCGTTGGCGCTCGCCGGACTTACCGCCTGTACCAAGCAGCCGATCGAGCCGATCGTTCCTTACGTTCGCCAGCCCGAAGAATTGACCCTTGGCAAGCCCCTCTTCTTCGCAACCGCGAACACCGTCGGCGGCTACGCCGTGCCGGTTCTCGCGGAAAGCCATGAAGGTCGGCCAACTAAGCTGGAAGGGAACCCGCAGCACCCCGCGACGCTCGGCGGTACCGATGTCTTTACTCAGGCCTCGGTTCTCACCATGTACGATCCCGACCGCTCGCAGGTCGTAATGCTCGATAACGAGATCCGCACCTGGGGCTCGTTTGTCGGTGCCGTTGCGAATCCGCTGGCCGCGCAGAAGGCCGTGCAGGGCGCTGGACTTCGACTTCTCACTCGCTCGACCACATCGCCAACGCTTGGCGCGCAGATCAAGCAGCTTCTGCAGACTTATCCGCAGGCAAAGTTGGTGCAGTACGACCCGGCGGGTCGCGACAACGCTCGCGCTGGTTCGCAACTTGCCTTCGGTCAGTACGTCGAGACGCAGTACAACCTCGACAAGGCCGACATAATTCTTTCGCTCGATGGCGATTTCCTCTCCAGCGGATTCCCCGGCTTTCACAAGTACGCCCGCAACTTCTCGCAGCGCCGCCAGCCCGACCTCAAAGAGAAAATGGTTCGGTTCTACATGGCGGAGAGCACGCCGACCAACACCGGCGGCAAGGCCGATCACCGCATCCCGATGCGCGCCTCCGATGTCGAACAATTCGGACGTGCCATCGCCGCGGGCATCGGAGTAGCTGGCGCTGGTGGTTCAGCAAAGCAGGAGTGGCAAAACCAGGTTGCCGCAATAGTCTCGGATCTCAACAAGCACAAGGGCGCCGCCGTCGTCGTGGTCGGTGAGCATCAACCACCCGCGGTTCATGCTCTCGCGCACTCCATGAATGCCGCTCTCGGCGCGGTTGGCACGACCGTTACGTATACCGAGCCGATCGAACAGATTCCCGCGGATCAAACTGCCGGCCTCAAGGAACTCGTCGCCGACATGAACTCCGGCAAGGTGGACTTGCTGGTCGTCATGGGCGCGAACCCGGTATACGAAGCCCCCGCCGACCTCGCCTTCCTCGACGCCTTTAAGAAAGTCGCGGTCCGCATCCATCACGGCCTCTACGTCGACGAAACCGCGGTCTTGTCGCACTGGCACATCAACGGTACGCACTTCCTCGAGCAGTGGGGCGATGTTCGTGCCTTCGACGGCACCGTCACCATCCAGCAACCGCTGATTGCTCCGCTCTACAACGGCAAGAGCCAGTACGAATTCGTCGCCGCGCTCAACGGGCAAGGTTCCACCAGCGGCTATGAACTGGTAAAGGGCACGTGGCAGAAGCAGCACACGGGCGCCGATTTCGAAGCCTGGTGGCGCAAGGCTGTGCACGATGGCCTCATCGCCGGCACCGCCGCACCCGCAAAAACTGTCAGCGCGAAGGGCGCTCCCGCCGCGACGAACGCCGCCAGCGACAGCGCGATGGAGCTCATCTTCCGCCGCGATCCCATGATTTACGACGGCGAATACTCCAACAACGGCTGGCTCCAGGAAGCTCCGAAGCCGATCACGCAGCTCACTTGGGACAATCCCATCGAGATGAACGTGACCCAGGCGGAGCAGATGGGAATCAAGACCGAGGACGAACTCGAGATCACCGTCGATGGCCGCAAGATCGTTGGCGGCGCTTGGCTCACGCCCGGTCACCCTAAGAATTCAGTCACTGTCTTCCTGGGCTATGGCCGAACGCGCGCTGGCCGAGTGGGCACTGGCACAGGGTACAACGCCTATCAGGCCCGCACCTCCGACAAACAGTGGATCGTGAATGGCGTCCAGATCGCGAAGACCGGCAAGAAGTTCCTCTTCGCCACCACGCAAGGCTGGCAAAACATGGATGGCCGCGACCTGGTTCGCGTCGCCACCCTCGAAGACTTCATTGCCAATCCCGAGTTCGCGCACGAAAAGACGGAAGCTCCAGTCGAAGGGCTCACCATCTTCCAGCCCTACGACTACAGCGAAAAGCCGGGTGAGACTCGCTACAAGTGGGGCATGGCGATTGATCTCAACTCCTGCATTGGTTGCAAGAGCTGCGTCGTCGCTTGCGTCTCTGAGAACAACATCCCGGTCGTTGGCAAGGAACTCGTTAAACGCGGCCGCCACATGCACTGGCTCCGCGTCGACAACTATCACGAGGGCTCGCCCGACGATCCCAAGACCTACTACCAGCCGGTGCCTTGCCAGCAATGCGAGAACGCGCCCTGCGAGTTGGTCTGCCCGGTCGGCGCCACCGTTCACAGCAGTGAAGGCCTGAACGACATGGTCTACAACCGCTGCGTGGGCACGCGTTATTGTTCGAACAATTGCCCATACAAGGTGCGTCGCTTCAACTTCCTGCTTTATCAAGATTGGGAAACGCCACAGTACAAGATGATGCGCAATCCGGATGTCTCGGTGCGCAGCCGTGGCGTGATGGAGAAGTGCAACTACTGCGTGCAGCGCATTACGCACGCCCGCATCAACTCTGAGCGCGATGGGCGCCGCATTGCGGATGGCGAATTCACCACCGCGTGCGCGCAGGCGTGCCCGGCGAGCGCTATCACCTTCGGCGATCTCAACGATCCCAATAGCCAGGTAGCCAAGCTTCGCGCGCAGCAGCGCAATTACGGATTGCTGGAAGACTTGAACAACCGTCCGCGCACCACATATATGGCGGTGGTCCGCAACCCGAACCCTGAACTCGAGCATGCCATGGAGCGGAAGTAA
- a CDS encoding cytochrome c3 family protein, with amino-acid sequence MAQIFHRSTNSIARISILAAIILVSGLLWAALELQRSPYVTYAGVAHMQPVPFSHQHHVGGLGLDCRYCHTSVEISGYAGIPPTKTCMNCHSQIWTNAPLLEPVRESFRSGKSLVWSRANDLPDYVYFDHSIHINKGVGCNTCHGPVDRMPLMYNQASLQMEWCLDCHRAPEKYLRPRDQVFNMRYEQPTSERPVELPAANGQGAVKFTEQSALGNELKTRYHLRSVKDITSCSTCHR; translated from the coding sequence ATGGCTCAGATTTTTCACAGAAGTACGAATTCAATCGCACGTATCTCGATTCTGGCCGCCATCATTTTAGTGAGCGGACTTCTTTGGGCTGCACTTGAGTTGCAGCGCTCGCCCTATGTCACGTATGCGGGCGTTGCTCACATGCAACCGGTGCCCTTCAGCCATCAGCACCACGTCGGCGGTCTCGGGCTAGATTGCCGCTATTGCCACACCTCCGTGGAAATCTCCGGATATGCCGGCATCCCCCCGACCAAGACCTGTATGAATTGCCACTCGCAGATCTGGACCAACGCGCCGCTGCTTGAACCGGTGCGCGAAAGCTTCCGGTCCGGCAAGTCGCTGGTCTGGTCGCGTGCCAATGATCTCCCCGACTACGTGTATTTCGATCACAGCATTCACATCAACAAGGGCGTCGGCTGCAACACCTGCCACGGTCCGGTTGATCGCATGCCCCTGATGTACAACCAGGCCTCGCTGCAGATGGAGTGGTGCCTCGATTGCCACCGCGCTCCGGAAAAGTACCTCCGGCCGCGCGACCAGGTATTCAACATGCGCTACGAGCAGCCGACCTCAGAACGTCCGGTCGAACTGCCGGCCGCAAATGGTCAAGGCGCTGTCAAATTCACCGAACAAAGCGCACTTGGCAACGAATTGAAAACTCGCTACCACCTGCGGTCTGTGAAAGACATTACGAGCTGCAGCACCTGTCATCGCTAG
- a CDS encoding DUF3857 domain-containing protein, which produces MRISSVRLFGITLLSSILSVASFALAQDQKPAPPAPTGPNVTPPKVDRSDDADYAKQAYVYEKFEDKWRFETDGTGQETTTLRVKIQSDAGVKAWGQLVFGYNSDSDEMQIAYARVRKPDGKVIDTPPDSVRDMTSSVEREAPVYTDYREKHLTVSSLQVGDILEYQRIRKITKPATPNEFFTEHTFMKNYIILDEQIEFDVPVKANAKLKSLPGFEPTSTRTEGDRTIYSWKRSNLKVEDEEEKQKREKKKGKKPQEFADVQLTTFNSWEQIGKWYQDLQRDRVAPTPEIKAKAAELTKGLTTDEDKIAALYRYVATGYRYVSLSLGVGRFQPRAASVTMQDKYGDCKDKATLLSSLLIASGYKPANVLIHTFVKLQDDFPTPASFNHVITEVKAGDKEFWMDSTTEVAPFRLLTWNIRKKKALLVPVDGQPHVVETPADPPFTSLETINVAGKINELGTADLHLQIISRGDSELQLRSVFRNYGQANYQKLMENISRVLGVPGDVSDVKVSDPADTVKPFSMECNVKVQNAIEWKDKTGTLGVPFGSMNLSEEPSDPGPDTEPLPLGGSPGEYRVIMKVDLPEKYTLRLPASMSVKRDYSEYSSNYTQDKSTFVAERYLHIMQREVPIKRFGDYHAYRLAVNSDHGQALTLTRTDASVAGAEKDAKADDLFDAAQAAVRAENYQNAIELLQRALVLEPEHKYGWDALAETYYNAGDLNKAIEYYKKQLEVNPYDDLANTGLAQVYMTQYKYDDALAAFKKQAEINPLDKTAHLGIGQVDIIREDYKAAVPELERAVSILPQSSVARYMLGNAYLNTGQTEKAITAFEESVKLDANNPMTWNDIAYALADKDVKLDKAEQYAQSSVSTTQSYLRNLPAEQALKAGPQMTASLAAAWDTLGWVYYKQGKQKEAEEFIHAAFDQDPHSEVAEHLAIFAEKRNDKKAAAEYYAMALAGDRPAPRYREKLITLASIKDADVEAKIKEAKVKLDAERFLKLNNAGWTGKAEFVLTFTASKQASDAQWKSGADSLKPAAKALMAMSYPITLPSGEYRIFRRVLVSCEAGKDCSVLLYGAEDRESTVDVPTAASMSDTKPAN; this is translated from the coding sequence ATGCGCATTTCTTCTGTTCGGCTCTTTGGCATCACGCTTCTTTCGTCAATACTCTCGGTCGCTTCCTTTGCTCTCGCGCAAGACCAGAAGCCTGCTCCGCCGGCGCCTACCGGCCCGAACGTCACTCCGCCGAAGGTCGATAGATCCGACGACGCCGATTACGCCAAGCAGGCCTATGTTTACGAGAAGTTTGAAGACAAATGGCGCTTTGAGACCGACGGCACCGGCCAGGAAACCACCACGCTGCGCGTCAAGATTCAAAGCGATGCCGGCGTGAAGGCGTGGGGCCAGCTCGTCTTCGGCTACAACTCCGACAGCGACGAGATGCAGATCGCCTATGCGCGCGTCCGCAAGCCCGACGGCAAAGTCATCGACACACCGCCCGATTCCGTTCGCGATATGACCAGTTCCGTTGAACGTGAAGCCCCGGTCTACACTGACTATCGTGAGAAGCACCTGACCGTTTCTTCGCTCCAGGTCGGCGACATCCTTGAGTACCAGCGCATTCGCAAAATCACGAAGCCCGCTACGCCGAATGAGTTCTTCACCGAGCACACCTTCATGAAGAACTACATCATCCTCGACGAACAGATCGAGTTCGATGTTCCCGTCAAGGCCAACGCCAAGCTCAAATCTCTCCCGGGCTTCGAACCTACCTCCACGCGTACCGAGGGCGATCGCACCATATATTCCTGGAAGCGCTCAAACCTGAAGGTCGAGGACGAAGAAGAGAAGCAGAAGCGCGAAAAGAAAAAGGGGAAGAAGCCGCAGGAATTTGCCGACGTCCAACTCACCACCTTCAACAGTTGGGAGCAAATCGGCAAGTGGTACCAGGACCTCCAGCGTGATCGCGTTGCGCCCACGCCTGAAATCAAAGCCAAAGCCGCGGAGCTGACCAAGGGCCTCACTACCGACGAAGACAAGATCGCTGCTCTCTATCGCTACGTCGCCACCGGCTATCGCTACGTGAGCCTCTCGCTCGGCGTCGGACGCTTCCAACCCCGTGCTGCCTCCGTCACCATGCAGGACAAGTACGGCGACTGCAAAGACAAGGCGACGCTTCTCTCATCGCTACTGATCGCATCCGGCTATAAGCCCGCGAACGTCCTCATCCACACCTTCGTCAAGCTCCAGGATGACTTCCCGACCCCAGCCTCCTTCAACCACGTCATCACCGAAGTCAAAGCCGGCGATAAAGAATTCTGGATGGACAGCACGACGGAGGTCGCACCCTTCCGCCTCCTCACCTGGAACATCCGCAAAAAGAAAGCCCTGCTCGTTCCCGTGGATGGCCAGCCGCACGTCGTGGAAACGCCCGCCGATCCGCCATTCACCAGCCTTGAGACCATCAACGTCGCCGGCAAGATCAACGAGCTCGGCACCGCTGACCTCCACCTGCAGATCATCTCGCGCGGCGACAGCGAGCTCCAGCTTCGTAGCGTCTTCCGCAACTACGGCCAGGCAAACTATCAGAAATTGATGGAGAACATCTCGCGCGTCCTCGGCGTCCCCGGCGACGTCAGCGACGTCAAGGTCTCCGATCCCGCCGACACCGTGAAGCCGTTCAGCATGGAGTGCAACGTCAAAGTCCAGAACGCGATCGAGTGGAAAGACAAGACCGGCACCCTCGGCGTTCCGTTCGGCTCCATGAATCTCTCCGAAGAGCCGTCGGATCCCGGCCCTGACACCGAACCGCTCCCGCTCGGCGGATCTCCCGGCGAGTATCGCGTCATCATGAAAGTTGACCTGCCGGAGAAGTACACCCTCCGCCTGCCTGCCTCCATGAGCGTCAAGCGCGATTACAGCGAGTACTCCTCGAACTACACGCAGGACAAGTCCACATTCGTCGCCGAACGATACCTGCACATCATGCAGCGTGAAGTGCCGATCAAACGTTTCGGTGATTACCACGCCTACCGCCTCGCGGTGAACTCCGATCACGGGCAAGCGCTCACCCTCACCCGCACCGACGCCAGCGTCGCCGGCGCCGAAAAAGACGCCAAGGCCGACGACCTTTTCGACGCCGCGCAGGCCGCCGTTCGCGCCGAAAATTATCAGAACGCCATCGAGCTTCTGCAGCGCGCGCTCGTCCTCGAGCCTGAGCACAAGTACGGATGGGACGCCCTCGCCGAGACCTACTACAACGCCGGCGACCTCAACAAAGCCATCGAGTACTACAAGAAGCAGCTTGAGGTGAATCCCTACGACGACCTCGCCAACACCGGTCTGGCGCAGGTCTACATGACGCAGTACAAGTACGACGACGCTCTCGCGGCCTTCAAGAAGCAGGCCGAAATCAATCCGCTCGACAAGACTGCGCACCTCGGCATCGGTCAGGTCGACATCATTCGTGAAGACTACAAGGCCGCCGTGCCTGAACTCGAGCGCGCCGTATCGATCCTTCCGCAGTCGTCGGTCGCTCGCTACATGCTGGGCAACGCGTATCTCAACACTGGTCAGACCGAGAAGGCGATCACCGCCTTCGAAGAATCCGTCAAGCTCGACGCCAACAATCCCATGACGTGGAACGACATCGCCTACGCGCTCGCCGACAAAGACGTCAAACTCGACAAGGCCGAGCAGTACGCGCAGAGTTCCGTCAGTACCACGCAGTCCTACCTGCGCAACCTGCCCGCGGAGCAGGCCCTCAAAGCTGGCCCGCAAATGACCGCCAGCCTCGCCGCTGCCTGGGACACCCTCGGCTGGGTCTACTACAAACAGGGCAAACAGAAAGAAGCCGAAGAATTCATCCACGCCGCTTTCGATCAGGACCCGCACTCCGAAGTCGCGGAGCACCTCGCGATCTTCGCCGAGAAGCGTAACGACAAGAAGGCAGCCGCCGAGTACTACGCCATGGCCCTCGCTGGCGATCGTCCTGCGCCTCGCTATCGTGAGAAGCTGATCACCCTCGCTTCGATCAAGGATGCCGACGTCGAGGCGAAGATCAAAGAAGCCAAGGTCAAGCTCGACGCTGAACGATTCCTCAAGCTCAACAACGCTGGTTGGACCGGTAAAGCCGAATTCGTACTGACTTTTACCGCTTCCAAACAAGCGTCAGATGCGCAGTGGAAGTCTGGCGCCGACTCGCTCAAGCCCGCGGCCAAAGCGCTTATGGCGATGAGCTACCCCATCACTCTGCCGTCAGGGGAGTACCGCATCTTCCGTCGCGTGCTCGTCAGTTGCGAAGCAGGGAAGGACTGCAGCGTGTTGCTGTATGGCGCCGAAGATCGCGAGAGCACCGTTGATGTGCCCACCGCAGCGTCAATGAGCGACACCAAACCCGCGAATTAA